Genomic segment of Patescibacteria group bacterium:
TGCGGCTGCCTGGGTTGATGGTGAGGGTGGTAGGTTTGGCTAGGACGTGTTTGGGCTCGATAGCGGTATCATCGGAAACCAGTTGTAAGGTGAAGTTAAAAGGCTGGGATAGGGTTTCTGTGCCGGAAAAACTTAAGGGTATTAGTTGGTCTTCTGGTAGTAAATCCGATTGTAGGAAACGTTGGGTTTGGGTTAGCCAGGACATGGTAAACTTCCCTTTGAGATTTAAATTCTGGAGTGATGAATGATAATGGCATAACAATGTTGAACATGATTTAAAATTACATATTTTATTATTAACAATGCGAATATTAAATAATAAAAACATTAGAGCATAGAATTTAATTTGTCGCAATACAGGTTTTGAAATATTTATTCTGGCGGTGATTAAGGTGGCGACGTATCATCCAAATTGATGGCAAAGTCCTAGTTAAATAAAAAATATGACTATTTTTGTTCTGTGGTTATTTTTATTTAAACAATGAAAGAGGGGGTTACAGTGCTTAGGTCAGGGGCTATGTCATGCTATGCTAGTGCCCACCTAAGGAGATCATTCGCTACGCTCAGGATGACAGAGTATAAAGATGGCGGAGTCAGATGACAGAGCCTGGTGGTTCAAACTTCAAATCAAAAGCGTGATAAAAAAAATAACTAAGGAAAACCCCTATGAGCAGCTCACAATTTCCCCTACTTAAAACCCGGCGGTTTTTGCCGCTGTTCCTTACCCAGTTCTGGGGAGCCTTCAACGATAATGCGTTTAAATCGACGATGGCGGTACTAATTACCTACGAATTAATCACTAATATCAGTCATGCACAGTTATTGGTTAATTTAGGCGGAGGTGTGTTCATTCTGCCATTTTTTTTACTATCGACTCTGGCAGGTGAACTGTCAGATAAATACGATCGGGCATTGTTGGTGCGTATTTTGAAGTTGCTGGAAATTCTATTTATGGCTTTGGGTTTGCTGGGTTTTTATCTTGGTAATGTAGCAATATTAATGGTGACTTTATTTTTAATGGGTGTGCATTCCACTTTTTTTGGTCCAATTAAATATTCCGCATTGCCGGATTTATTACAGCCGCATGAATTGCTGGCAGGTAATGGTTTGGTAGAGGGTAGTACCTTTATTGCCATTCTAATTGGTACGATTTTAGGAACGCAGTTGGGAGTAACCAGGACAGGGGCATTATTGGCATCTAGCATTTGCATTGGTGTAGCGGTGTTGGGTTGGATCAGTAGCTTATTTGTACCGCGTGTGCCTTTGGGAGATCCTGGATTAAAAATCCACGCAAATATTTTTAAGGCCATATGGCGCTTGGTGCGTTTTACAGCCGAGAATCGTCCTGTTTATCTTTCTATTTTAGCTATGTCGTGGTTTTGGTTTATGGGGTTTATATTTATCACGCAATTTCCAGTTTATTCTAGGGCGATTATTGGCGGTGATGAGCATGTGGTGACTTTATTTCTGGTGATGTTCTCAGTAGGTATCGCGGTAGGTTCTTTATTGTGCAACCAATTTTTACGTGGGACGGTACATGCAAGATATGTCCCAATTTGCATGTTGTTGATGACGGTATTTACTTTAGATTTGTGTTGGGCAAGTCACGGGCAGGTGCCGCTTTTACCACATGGTGGCGGTGTAATGGCTTTTTTATCAGGATTGACCGGCTGGCGCATTGCCCTAGATTTATTTTTACTTTCAGTGGCCGGTGGTTTTTATATCGTACCGCTTTATGCTTTGATGCAAGTGAAAAGTTCAGCGGCACACCGATCGCGGATTGTGTCATGCAATAATATTATTGGTGCCTTATTTATGTTTGCGGCAGCATTGATGGCTATGGGATTGACGGAAATTGGTTTTTCTAGTGTACAACTATTTTTAGTGATTGGCATAGCTAATGCGTTGGTTGCATTTTATGCT
This window contains:
- a CDS encoding MFS transporter translates to MSSSQFPLLKTRRFLPLFLTQFWGAFNDNAFKSTMAVLITYELITNISHAQLLVNLGGGVFILPFFLLSTLAGELSDKYDRALLVRILKLLEILFMALGLLGFYLGNVAILMVTLFLMGVHSTFFGPIKYSALPDLLQPHELLAGNGLVEGSTFIAILIGTILGTQLGVTRTGALLASSICIGVAVLGWISSLFVPRVPLGDPGLKIHANIFKAIWRLVRFTAENRPVYLSILAMSWFWFMGFIFITQFPVYSRAIIGGDEHVVTLFLVMFSVGIAVGSLLCNQFLRGTVHARYVPICMLLMTVFTLDLCWASHGQVPLLPHGGGVMAFLSGLTGWRIALDLFLLSVAGGFYIVPLYALMQVKSSAAHRSRIVSCNNIIGALFMFAAALMAMGLTEIGFSSVQLFLVIGIANALVAFYAWKKLLQIV